A portion of the Deltaproteobacteria bacterium genome contains these proteins:
- a CDS encoding lysoplasmalogenase, whose protein sequence is MVNTAILIPAIFLLGLLLFFEKQENTKRMLPTKTALSGLFILAALVQPHPLMSYYQFVLIGLIFCLGGDVCLAMPQKKMFTLGLVSFLVGHLFYVLAFLKVAGFNILGVIGTLLTIGVSYGVFRWLKPHLGAMKIPVIAYIAVISAMVCGAWSIWGESGLPANGRLLVFIGALSFYVSDLFVARDRFLKNEFLNRFLGLPLYYAGQFMIAFSVGALS, encoded by the coding sequence ATGGTAAACACCGCGATTCTGATACCGGCAATCTTTTTACTGGGCCTGCTTCTCTTCTTCGAAAAACAGGAAAACACGAAGCGCATGCTGCCAACCAAGACCGCACTTTCCGGCCTCTTCATCCTGGCGGCCCTGGTTCAGCCGCACCCCCTTATGAGCTACTATCAATTTGTGCTCATCGGCCTGATATTCTGTCTGGGGGGCGATGTGTGTCTGGCCATGCCCCAGAAAAAAATGTTCACCCTGGGTCTGGTGTCATTTCTGGTCGGGCACCTTTTTTATGTGTTGGCTTTTCTCAAAGTCGCGGGTTTCAATATCCTCGGCGTCATCGGCACGCTGCTGACCATCGGTGTGAGCTACGGCGTTTTCAGATGGCTGAAGCCCCATCTGGGGGCCATGAAAATACCCGTGATTGCCTATATTGCCGTTATCAGTGCCATGGTCTGCGGGGCCTGGTCCATCTGGGGGGAGTCCGGACTGCCCGCCAATGGGCGCCTTTTGGTTTTCATCGGGGCCTTGAGTTTTTACGTTTCGGACCTGTTTGTCGCCCGCGACCGGTTCCTAAAGAATGAATTTCTGAACCGGTTCCTGGGCTTGCCGCTCTACTATGCCGGGCAGTTCATGATCGCCTTCTCGGTAGGAGCGCTATCATAA